A genomic window from Passer domesticus isolate bPasDom1 chromosome Z, bPasDom1.hap1, whole genome shotgun sequence includes:
- the LOC135291224 gene encoding serine/threonine-protein kinase PAK 3-like produces the protein MSQFKAAADLKLGGAVDSLEGQDAMQRDPERLEPWISCGKSYLLGEQLWLVMEYMDSGGTLSDVISKSYLSEEEMAATSRECLQGLDFLHSNHVIHRDVKSSNILLRTDGSVKLADFGLSTEFTPEQSGGCWVAGTPWWMAPEVVTGQPYGPKVDIWSFGIVGFEMVDGEPPYWNQSPALVKHLIASIGTPQLLHPKLLSACLCDFLSCCLQADEEQRWSVKDLLQHPFVVSAKPASILAPLIVSVKKKRK, from the exons ATGTCCCAattcaaggctgctgctgatctcaaactgggaggggctgttgaCTCACTTGAGGGACAAGACGCCATGCAGAGAGATCCAGAGAGACTGGAGCCttggatttcctgtgggaaaag CTACCTTCTGGGTgagcaactctggctggttatgGAGTACATGGACTCAGGAGGCACCCTGAGTGATGTCATCAGCAAGAGCTACCTGTCTGAAGAGGAGATGGCAGCCACCAGTCGGGAG tgcctgcaaggactggattttcttcactccaaCCACGTGATCCACCGAGATGTGAAGAGCAGCAACATCCTTCTCAGAACCGATGGCTCTGTCAAGCTGG ctgattttggcctctCTACTGAGTTCACTCCTGAGCAGAGTGGAGGGTGCTGGGTAGCTGGGACTCCTTGGTGGATGGCACCTGAAGTGGTGACAGGTCAAccatatggccccaaagtggacatatggtcttttggaatTGTGGGATTTGAAATGGTAGATGGAGAACCCCCTTACTGGAACCAAAGTCCTGCCTTG gttaaacaCCTGATAGCCTCAATAgggaccccacagctgctgcatcccaaaCTCCTCTCGGCTTGCCTgtgtgacttcctgagctgctgcctgcaggcagacgAGGAGCAGCGCTGGTCTGTCAAGGAtctcctgcag CATCCATTTGTAGTATCAGCCAAGCCAGCATCCATCCTGGCACCACTTATTGTCTCagtgaagaagaagaggaagtaG